One segment of Rhinatrema bivittatum chromosome 14, aRhiBiv1.1, whole genome shotgun sequence DNA contains the following:
- the CNFN gene encoding cornifelin: MANAITSQPQGTQAQYSSQKISWNSDVMDCFQDMGICLCGTFIPCILACRVAQDYGECCCLPLLFGTVLAMRTGLRERYHIEGTICNDFLCLFCCGQCTLCQMARELKMRK; encoded by the exons ATGGCTAATGCCATCACCAGCCAGCCACAGGGAACCCAAGCCCAGTACTCCAGCCAGAAGATATCCTGGAACTCTGACGTAATGGACTGCTTTCAGGACATGGGCATCT GTCTCTGTGGCACCTTCATCCCCTGTATCCTGGCCTGCCGGGTGGCACAGGATTATGGAGaatgctgctgcctgcccttactGTTTGGCACTGTCCTTGCCATGCGCACGGGCCTAAGGGAACGCTACCACATCGAG GGCACCATCTGCAATGACTTTCTTTGCCTTTTCTGCTGTGGGCAGTGTACCCTCTGCCAGATGGCCCGGGAACTGAAGATGAGAAAGTAA